The Psychrilyobacter piezotolerans genome has a segment encoding these proteins:
- a CDS encoding redoxin family protein, with the protein MLREKLKEYSTNAEADMPHEVIATMEKALRELKATHIEEKTIKVGEKLPDFNLIDTQGNKYSKDSFKNKKLVLNFFRGSW; encoded by the coding sequence ATGTTAAGAGAAAAATTAAAAGAATATAGTACCAATGCAGAAGCTGATATGCCTCATGAAGTAATAGCCACCATGGAAAAAGCTTTAAGAGAACTAAAAGCAACTCATATTGAGGAGAAAACAATAAAGGTAGGAGAAAAACTCCCTGATTTTAATTTAATAGACACCCAGGGAAATAAATACAGCAAGGACAGTTTTAAGAATAAGAAATTGGTCTTAAATTTTTTTAGAGGCTCCTGGTGA
- a CDS encoding alanine/glycine:cation symporter family protein, whose translation MDSFLAIISGISGWIWGLPMLMLLSFGGIYLSIRLGFFQIRYAPYIIKQTFGKVLSKPEGGEGTVSPFQAVTAALASTVGASNIIGVPAAICFGGPGAIFWMWVMAVLGMAAKFAEVVLGYKYREKNSEGEYVGGPMYYMTKGLNMKWLGTLFSFFLMLEIIPSVMVQSNSITASAKESFNISPTITGAALFILVAVVVIGGIKRIGKVTEKLVPLMAGVYILASVIIILMNIDKIPGVLSLIFTYAFTPMAAVGGFAGSAIAATVRWGVARGVYSNEAGMGTAPIAHAAAVNDHPVRQGLWTIFEIIIDTLVICSATAFVILSSGLWNAPGALDNPSGLPAAAFTHYFGAAGGFMVTISLLFFVLSTVIVIIFYGEKQAEFLFGLKFSKIMRYVYLGSIIVGTIGGARMLWHFLDLLLALIIIPNIYTITRLSGEVVALTKEFFTTPGKYYLKDIKKEKSSETEFDEGEEEIV comes from the coding sequence ATGGATAGTTTTTTAGCGATTATAAGTGGCATATCAGGTTGGATTTGGGGACTTCCCATGTTAATGTTGTTAAGTTTTGGAGGAATATATCTGTCAATCAGACTGGGATTTTTTCAAATCAGGTATGCACCGTATATTATAAAGCAGACATTTGGAAAGGTGCTAAGCAAGCCAGAGGGTGGAGAGGGGACGGTATCTCCCTTCCAGGCAGTTACAGCAGCTCTAGCATCTACGGTTGGAGCTTCTAATATTATAGGTGTTCCTGCAGCGATTTGCTTTGGAGGACCTGGTGCTATATTCTGGATGTGGGTTATGGCGGTCCTTGGAATGGCTGCAAAGTTTGCCGAAGTAGTTTTGGGATATAAATACAGAGAAAAGAATTCCGAGGGGGAGTATGTAGGGGGACCTATGTATTATATGACAAAAGGTCTGAATATGAAGTGGCTGGGAACTTTATTCTCATTCTTCCTTATGCTTGAAATTATACCAAGTGTAATGGTACAGTCCAACTCTATCACAGCTTCAGCCAAGGAATCTTTCAACATTTCTCCTACAATAACGGGAGCAGCACTCTTTATCCTGGTTGCCGTTGTTGTTATTGGAGGAATTAAAAGGATAGGAAAAGTAACAGAAAAGCTGGTACCTCTTATGGCAGGGGTTTATATCCTAGCATCTGTAATTATTATATTAATGAATATAGATAAGATCCCTGGAGTATTATCTCTAATATTTACCTATGCATTTACACCTATGGCAGCAGTTGGTGGATTTGCCGGTTCAGCTATAGCTGCTACAGTACGTTGGGGAGTAGCCAGGGGGGTATATTCCAATGAAGCTGGTATGGGGACAGCACCAATAGCCCATGCAGCAGCAGTAAACGATCATCCTGTAAGACAGGGACTGTGGACAATTTTTGAAATAATTATCGATACTTTAGTAATCTGTAGTGCTACCGCTTTTGTAATTCTTTCATCTGGTCTATGGAATGCTCCTGGCGCACTTGACAATCCCTCAGGACTTCCAGCTGCGGCTTTTACCCATTACTTTGGAGCTGCGGGAGGATTCATGGTCACAATATCACTGTTATTCTTTGTACTTTCAACAGTAATAGTTATTATATTCTACGGAGAGAAGCAGGCGGAATTTCTTTTTGGCCTTAAATTCTCAAAAATTATGAGATATGTATACCTTGGGTCTATCATTGTAGGAACTATAGGAGGAGCAAGAATGTTATGGCATTTCCTTGATCTTCTGTTGGCACTGATCATCATACCTAATATTTATACGATAACTCGTCTTAGTGGTGAAGTTGTGGCTCTTACCAAGGAATTTTTTACAACACCTGGTAAGTACTATCTGAAGGATATAAAGAAGGAGAAGTCGTCTGAAACAGAGTTTGATGAAGGTGAAGAAGAGATAGTATAA
- a CDS encoding nitroreductase family protein encodes MNTLEAITTRRSICKFKNTPLPEGSLHTILTAATQAPSGKNRQPWNFVIVRGDKRNERSDGGCGIAWIS; translated from the coding sequence ATGAATACATTAGAGGCAATTACGACAAGAAGAAGCATTTGCAAGTTCAAGAACACTCCTTTACCGGAAGGATCTCTTCATACAATATTAACGGCGGCAACCCAAGCTCCTTCAGGAAAAAATCGACAACCGTGGAACTTCGTCATTGTGAGGGGGGATAAACGAAATGAAAGGTCAGATGGTGGCTGCGGTATCGCTTGGATATCCTGA
- a CDS encoding toxin-antitoxin system YwqK family antitoxin — MKKILLMISVSLIISVSLMSYGESQLRYRNGIGYEINKEIPYTGKGITHYENGKIAVKGNFKEGRRNGEFIFYYENGQIKLKENYKNGLENGERIGYYKNGQIKFKENYKKGGKNGEKIFYYENGQIQDKENYKNGEKNGEFIAYYENGQIQGKGNRKNGRKNGKWSYYYENGKIKLKGEYKDGRRNGKWIDYYENGQIKLKENYKDGIRY; from the coding sequence ATGAAAAAAATATTATTGATGATTAGTGTAAGTTTAATAATTAGTGTAAGTTTAATGAGTTATGGAGAATCACAATTGAGATACAGAAACGGGATAGGTTATGAAATAAACAAAGAAATTCCATACACAGGAAAAGGTATTACCCATTATGAAAACGGGAAAATCGCAGTTAAAGGAAATTTTAAAGAGGGAAGACGAAACGGAGAATTTATTTTCTATTATGAAAATGGACAAATCAAACTTAAAGAAAATTATAAAAATGGATTAGAAAATGGGGAAAGGATTGGCTATTATAAAAATGGACAGATCAAATTTAAAGAAAATTATAAAAAAGGAGGGAAAAATGGGGAAAAGATTTTCTATTATGAGAATGGACAAATCCAAGATAAAGAAAATTATAAAAATGGGGAAAAAAATGGGGAATTTATTGCCTATTACGAGAATGGACAAATCCAAGGTAAAGGAAATCGTAAAAATGGAAGAAAAAATGGGAAATGGAGTTATTATTATGAAAATGGGAAAATCAAGCTTAAAGGAGAATATAAAGATGGCAGACGAAATGGGAAATGGATTGACTATTATGAAAATGGACAAATTAAACTTAAAGAAAATTATAAAGATGGGATTAGATACTAA
- a CDS encoding sensor histidine kinase produces MFQHKPDVALEMTLPEVSFYLTYGFIFHLCYERKEHKTVSSFVVTTIICDYGSNIVEMLFRVGIEGMNLNILKGLLLIALLRSGLLLFLIVSMKHYKSFLINQEHEIRYRYLLNLTSTFKSEIYFMKKNMGHIEEVMKNSFQAYKMGELQKVSSELQETLLNLTKEVHEIKKSYIMVIQGIKKTFPELMELSDLDLKTITSLLTLNIEEQLKEKKKVMFKCILSGNALVKNHYYFMSILSNLVQNAIEASESALNPTVILNISAKEDFILITVKDTGGGVAPEHLKHIFSPGFSTKFDPETGNINRGIGLTLVKDLIDEKFGGTISVDTEYKIGTIFSIKLPKKNLEEESCENFYC; encoded by the coding sequence TTGTTTCAACATAAACCTGATGTAGCCTTAGAGATGACTCTGCCGGAAGTGTCTTTTTACCTGACCTATGGATTTATCTTTCACCTTTGCTATGAACGGAAGGAACATAAAACGGTTAGCAGCTTTGTAGTTACCACTATTATTTGCGACTACGGGTCAAACATTGTGGAGATGCTTTTTAGAGTGGGTATTGAGGGTATGAATTTAAACATTTTAAAAGGACTTTTGCTTATAGCACTTTTAAGAAGCGGACTTCTGCTTTTCTTAATAGTTTCTATGAAACATTATAAATCATTTTTGATAAATCAGGAGCATGAAATACGATACCGTTATTTGCTGAATCTTACATCAACATTTAAAAGTGAAATTTATTTTATGAAAAAGAATATGGGACATATTGAAGAAGTTATGAAAAATTCCTTTCAAGCCTATAAAATGGGAGAACTACAAAAAGTTTCATCTGAGCTTCAAGAAACCCTTTTGAACCTCACTAAAGAGGTTCATGAGATAAAAAAAAGTTATATCATGGTAATACAGGGCATAAAAAAAACATTTCCAGAACTTATGGAACTATCGGATTTAGATCTGAAAACCATAACCAGTCTTCTTACTTTAAATATAGAGGAACAGCTAAAAGAAAAGAAAAAGGTAATGTTTAAATGTATTCTTTCGGGAAATGCCCTTGTAAAAAACCATTATTATTTCATGTCTATTCTTTCAAATTTGGTTCAAAACGCAATTGAAGCTTCAGAAAGTGCACTTAATCCCACAGTTATTTTAAATATTTCTGCAAAGGAAGATTTTATATTAATTACAGTAAAAGATACTGGGGGAGGAGTTGCACCGGAACACTTAAAACATATTTTTAGTCCTGGTTTTTCAACTAAATTTGACCCTGAAACAGGAAATATTAATAGAGGAATAGGGTTAACCCTTGTTAAGGACCTTATTGATGAAAAATTTGGAGGTACTATATCAGTAGATACCGAATACAAAATAGGAACGATATTTTCTATTAAACTACCCAAAAAAAATTTAGAGGAGGAGTCTTGTGAAAATTTTTATTGTTGA
- a CDS encoding toxin-antitoxin system YwqK family antitoxin gives MKKRLLVVFILCLILISCDKREELFSKTQKRNGLIYITNEKKPYTGILLKYYKNGQIKEKLNFEQGKYHGENISYYEDGQIKEKFNFEHDQLDGEMISYYKNGQVEARFNFKQGKQDGENFSYYKNGQVEMKLDFKQNQLDGKMISYYENGQIKDEINWQEW, from the coding sequence GTGAAAAAAAGATTATTAGTTGTATTTATTTTATGTTTAATTTTAATAAGTTGTGATAAAAGGGAAGAATTATTTTCTAAAACACAAAAAAGAAATGGTCTTATTTATATAACAAATGAAAAAAAACCATATACAGGAATTTTACTTAAATATTATAAAAATGGGCAGATTAAAGAGAAACTTAATTTTGAGCAGGGTAAGTACCATGGGGAAAATATTTCTTATTATGAAGATGGGCAGATTAAAGAAAAATTTAATTTTGAGCATGATCAGTTAGATGGAGAAATGATTTCTTATTATAAAAATGGGCAGGTTGAAGCCAGATTTAATTTTAAGCAGGGGAAGCAGGATGGAGAGAACTTTTCCTATTATAAAAATGGACAGGTTGAAATGAAACTTGATTTCAAGCAAAACCAATTGGATGGGAAAATGATTTCATATTATGAAAATGGGCAGATTAAAGATGAAATAAATTGGCAAGAATGGTAA
- a CDS encoding type II secretion system protein, with the protein MKKGFTLIELLVIIAIIGILSTTLAPKLRRSLAKAKDAKAVAVLGAARIAGSVAVTDRMVKNDSGTLTITFEDITSGLDTKTNELIDDTNDNKIPVGGIEKDDGTFKYGGAVMLNDGTQNLTESTTSITVTDDLQLILTTGIEGDKSTEGKLWTSY; encoded by the coding sequence ATTAAAAAAGGATTTACGCTGATCGAGTTACTGGTGATAATAGCAATAATAGGTATACTATCAACGACATTGGCTCCAAAATTAAGGAGAAGTTTGGCCAAGGCCAAGGATGCTAAGGCGGTGGCAGTATTAGGAGCAGCTAGAATAGCAGGAAGTGTAGCTGTTACAGATAGGATGGTTAAAAATGACAGCGGGACTCTAACTATTACCTTTGAAGACATAACTTCCGGGCTAGATACTAAAACGAATGAGCTCATAGATGACACGAACGATAATAAAATCCCGGTGGGAGGAATAGAAAAAGATGATGGAACATTTAAATACGGGGGAGCCGTTATGCTAAACGACGGAACTCAAAATTTAACTGAAAGTACTACCTCCATAACCGTAACAGATGATTTACAATTGATTTTAACAACAGGAATAGAAGGAGATAAAAGTACCGAGGGTAAATTATGGACTTCATATTAA
- a CDS encoding GNAT family N-acetyltransferase, producing the protein MELKEPVEIFNLLQETVEENWGLMDSMTHEKFPKYLKEKYDEDLGINLKKGRVPQTTYWLYANEIPCGMIVVRRGINEPLLKRGGHIGYYIKKNYRRKGYGEKMLSLCLDLLRKEGQNKVLITCNEDNIGSQRVIENNMGILENIVDGSRRYWINL; encoded by the coding sequence TTGGAATTAAAAGAACCTGTTGAAATTTTTAATTTACTCCAAGAAACCGTTGAAGAAAATTGGGGTTTAATGGATTCTATGACTCATGAGAAATTTCCCAAATATTTAAAAGAGAAATATGATGAAGATTTAGGAATCAACCTAAAGAAGGGACGAGTCCCGCAAACTACTTATTGGCTCTATGCAAATGAAATCCCCTGTGGAATGATTGTAGTCAGGAGGGGAATAAACGAGCCTCTTCTTAAAAGAGGAGGACATATCGGGTATTATATTAAAAAAAATTATAGAAGAAAAGGCTACGGGGAAAAAATGCTTTCTCTATGCCTGGATCTTCTGCGAAAAGAAGGACAGAATAAAGTTTTAATTACATGTAACGAGGATAATATCGGTTCTCAAAGGGTAATTGAAAATAATATGGGCATCCTTGAAAATATAGTAGATGGAAGCAGGAGGTACTGGATAAATTTATAG
- a CDS encoding toxin-antitoxin system YwqK family antitoxin, which translates to MKKILLLLLLILAFNISSISYRKSIDQRQLYNRNIKPQRHFKNKLTNAKVIGYCENGKVIFKGNFKNGKKDGEWLTYYENGKIQAKGNYKGGEKDGEWLTYYKNGKVKLKINYKEGN; encoded by the coding sequence ATGAAGAAAATACTTTTACTACTACTATTAATATTAGCATTTAACATAAGCTCAATTAGTTATAGAAAATCAATTGATCAAAGGCAATTATATAACCGAAATATCAAACCTCAAAGACATTTTAAAAATAAATTAACAAATGCGAAAGTTATTGGCTACTGTGAAAACGGAAAGGTTATATTTAAAGGGAATTTTAAAAATGGTAAAAAAGATGGAGAATGGCTTACTTACTATGAAAATGGGAAAATCCAAGCTAAAGGAAATTATAAAGGTGGGGAAAAAGACGGAGAATGGCTTACCTATTATAAAAATGGAAAAGTTAAATTGAAAATAAATTATAAAGAGGGAAATTAA
- a CDS encoding cyclic nucleotide-binding domain-containing protein — MEREELEKIIFNIVPQLSFFGGTSPEEIHNIIDYIHEEEVEAGNYVYREGDSPESLYILLEGEMDFFILDEKIAHGETGLLFGTSATIGIQKQLVSAMAITDIKLAVISKSFFIEMSKKDPKLFVKIILNVARDLARDLKFLRDYVEKQKSK; from the coding sequence ATGGAAAGAGAAGAATTAGAGAAAATAATTTTTAATATTGTTCCTCAACTTTCATTTTTTGGCGGGACGTCTCCAGAGGAGATACATAATATAATAGATTATATCCACGAAGAAGAAGTAGAGGCCGGCAACTATGTGTACAGAGAGGGAGATTCTCCAGAAAGTCTTTATATTTTATTGGAAGGAGAGATGGATTTTTTTATACTGGACGAAAAAATAGCCCATGGAGAGACAGGCTTATTGTTTGGGACGTCGGCTACCATCGGCATTCAAAAACAATTGGTATCTGCAATGGCTATAACAGATATTAAACTGGCTGTAATTTCTAAAAGTTTTTTTATAGAGATGAGCAAAAAAGATCCAAAGCTTTTTGTAAAGATAATATTAAATGTGGCAAGGGATCTGGCCAGAGACTTGAAATTTTTAAGGGATTATGTAGAAAAACAAAAATCTAAGTAG
- a CDS encoding YbhB/YbcL family Raf kinase inhibitor-like protein, whose protein sequence is MEIISSVFKNGEAIPKKYTCDGMDLSPPLKFKNVSEDTKSLALIVDDPDAPMGTWVHWVVWNMEASINGISEGEQIKAEKGKNDFGKLNYGGPCPPGGTHRYYFKLYALDKLLNLREGSSKKELEKAMEGHIIEEAQLVGLYSR, encoded by the coding sequence ATGGAAATAATTAGCTCGGTTTTTAAAAATGGAGAAGCTATTCCAAAGAAATATACATGTGATGGAATGGACCTTTCACCCCCCCTCAAATTTAAAAATGTTTCTGAAGATACCAAGAGTCTGGCCCTTATAGTAGATGATCCCGACGCCCCCATGGGTACCTGGGTCCATTGGGTGGTTTGGAACATGGAAGCTTCTATAAATGGAATCTCCGAGGGAGAACAGATAAAGGCTGAAAAAGGGAAAAATGATTTTGGAAAATTAAACTATGGAGGGCCCTGTCCCCCTGGGGGAACACATCGTTATTATTTTAAGCTCTATGCTCTGGATAAGCTGTTAAATTTAAGGGAGGGTTCCTCCAAGAAGGAGCTAGAGAAAGCTATGGAGGGTCATATAATTGAAGAGGCTCAGTTGGTGGGATTGTACAGCAGATAG
- a CDS encoding M20/M25/M40 family metallo-hydrolase: protein MLSKKIENLTVDSTNVLSVLGTNGDLTLSKKIENLTVDLTNILSVVGTSGEIDASNKIYEVFAGMPYYKEHPELLSFLDFEDDLVNRKNVVAIVKGEKAPSDKTIVLIGHSDTVGISDYSGFEEYATKPYELAEKLKELKLPADAKEDLDSGNWLFGRGIFDMKCGVATIMTIMEDITKNISEFEGNLVFAAVGDEEGSSGGMLAFVPELVRLQEKHGFEYQAVVDTDYMAPRYENDEQKYIYVGTVGKLMPSFYVVGKETHVGQPYKGLDPNLITSAIITEVDKNIEYSDVVDKEVSLPPITLRNRDLKEEYSVQIPKTANLYFNYATHISTPDMVLQKMKTAAQGAFEGVVDLLNDRYIDFCASSKFPHTKLPWVPRVLTYDELYQLVHAEMGEKLEVIIEKYKNELLGKEEIDERDFGLKIIEKVQSLWSDKDPVVILYYSPPYYPHIYVNGSNDKEIALLESVSKAVESHDHGYNVINKKFYPYISDLSFVSAPQDEKILDTLTLNMPAFGSKYNLPIKDMQKLNLPVVNIGPFGKDAHQYTERIERKYSFDVAPKFVYETLKNLLK, encoded by the coding sequence ATGTTATCGAAAAAAATTGAGAATTTAACGGTCGATTCAACAAATGTACTTAGTGTTTTAGGAACAAACGGGGATTTAACGTTATCGAAAAAAATTGAGAATTTAACAGTCGATTTAACAAATATACTTAGTGTTGTAGGAACAAGCGGAGAGATAGATGCCAGTAACAAGATATATGAAGTTTTTGCTGGTATGCCATACTACAAGGAACATCCAGAACTTTTAAGTTTTCTAGATTTCGAAGATGATCTGGTAAATAGAAAAAATGTAGTTGCTATAGTTAAGGGAGAAAAAGCTCCTAGTGACAAAACAATAGTTTTAATCGGACATTCAGATACTGTTGGAATTAGTGACTATAGTGGTTTTGAAGAGTATGCCACAAAACCATATGAACTTGCGGAAAAGCTTAAGGAGTTAAAGCTTCCAGCGGATGCAAAAGAGGACCTAGATTCAGGAAACTGGCTTTTTGGTAGAGGAATCTTTGACATGAAGTGCGGAGTTGCCACTATTATGACAATAATGGAAGATATTACAAAGAATATTTCTGAGTTTGAAGGAAATCTTGTCTTTGCAGCAGTTGGAGATGAGGAAGGAAGTTCAGGAGGAATGTTGGCATTTGTTCCAGAGCTTGTAAGACTTCAGGAGAAACATGGATTTGAATATCAGGCAGTAGTAGATACTGACTATATGGCTCCCCGTTATGAAAATGATGAGCAAAAATATATATATGTAGGAACAGTGGGGAAACTGATGCCTTCTTTCTATGTAGTAGGAAAAGAAACACATGTTGGTCAGCCATATAAAGGTCTGGATCCAAACTTAATTACCAGTGCGATCATAACTGAGGTAGATAAAAATATAGAGTATTCAGATGTAGTGGACAAAGAGGTATCCCTGCCGCCGATTACTCTTAGAAACAGAGATTTAAAAGAGGAGTATTCGGTACAGATTCCAAAGACAGCTAATCTTTACTTTAACTATGCTACTCACATAAGTACGCCCGATATGGTGCTTCAGAAGATGAAGACAGCTGCTCAGGGAGCATTTGAAGGTGTAGTGGATCTTCTTAATGACAGATACATAGATTTCTGTGCTTCAAGTAAGTTCCCTCACACAAAACTTCCGTGGGTTCCAAGGGTGTTAACCTATGATGAACTTTATCAGTTGGTTCACGCAGAAATGGGAGAGAAACTGGAAGTGATTATAGAAAAGTATAAGAACGAACTTCTAGGTAAAGAAGAGATAGACGAAAGAGATTTTGGTCTAAAAATCATTGAAAAGGTGCAATCTTTATGGTCGGATAAGGACCCGGTAGTAATCTTATACTATTCGCCGCCATACTACCCACATATCTATGTAAACGGGTCAAACGATAAGGAAATAGCACTTTTAGAGTCTGTTTCTAAAGCAGTAGAAAGCCATGATCACGGTTACAACGTTATAAATAAAAAGTTTTATCCTTATATTTCAGATCTGAGTTTTGTTTCAGCACCTCAAGATGAAAAAATCTTAGACACGCTGACTCTTAATATGCCTGCCTTTGGAAGTAAGTACAACCTTCCTATAAAGGATATGCAAAAATTAAATCTGCCGGTAGTAAATATAGGGCCATTTGGTAAAGATGCTCACCAGTACACAGAAAGAATCGAAAGGAAATATTCCTTTGATGTGGCACCAAAGTTTGTTTATGAAACTCTTAAAAATCTTCTTAAATAA
- a CDS encoding DNA-binding domain-containing protein, whose product MKIFIVDDDPSIIRILKDIVMNNKLGEVVGSSLDGAMALEKIKLYCPDIILVDYLMPGMDGAALVKNILKDNSDISCIMISQVSNPQMVAQTYTAGIEFFIHKPINIIEVINIIKSVTEKINLKKQISMVQKIFGTPQKIQNPPIFNYTEQIQLTLSNLGILGEKGGHDILDICNECIKIKSSEPWETLSKVLNSKNKVLKQRIRRAIIVGLKNISHVGIEDNLSEIFIKYSNTLFDFQEVRLEMEKLRGYSSTGGRVSLTKFFENLLVQCRKD is encoded by the coding sequence GTGAAAATTTTTATTGTTGATGATGATCCTAGTATCATTAGGATTTTAAAAGATATTGTTATGAATAATAAGTTGGGAGAAGTGGTTGGATCTTCCCTTGATGGTGCTATGGCCCTGGAAAAAATAAAATTATATTGCCCGGATATTATACTGGTGGATTATTTAATGCCGGGGATGGATGGTGCTGCTTTGGTCAAAAATATTTTGAAAGATAACTCCGATATATCTTGTATCATGATTTCACAGGTTTCCAACCCTCAGATGGTGGCACAAACATATACGGCAGGAATAGAATTTTTTATTCACAAACCAATTAATATAATAGAGGTGATAAATATAATAAAATCAGTGACTGAAAAAATAAATCTAAAAAAACAAATCTCTATGGTTCAGAAAATTTTTGGAACTCCACAGAAAATACAAAACCCTCCTATTTTTAATTATACGGAGCAGATTCAGCTTACTCTTAGTAATTTGGGGATCTTAGGAGAGAAGGGAGGACATGATATTTTAGATATCTGTAATGAATGTATAAAAATTAAGAGCAGTGAACCTTGGGAAACTCTTTCAAAAGTTCTAAATTCTAAAAACAAGGTTTTAAAGCAACGGATCCGAAGAGCAATAATTGTAGGTTTAAAAAATATTTCTCATGTTGGTATTGAAGATAATTTAAGTGAAATTTTTATAAAATATTCTAATACTCTTTTTGATTTTCAAGAAGTCCGCCTGGAAATGGAAAAACTAAGAGGATATTCTTCTACGGGAGGTAGAGTAAGTTTGACTAAATTTTTTGAAAACCTTCTTGTTCAGTGCCGAAAAGATTAA
- a CDS encoding DUF6868 family protein, with product MNKIEVIREFLGWCSVINIGLGLFSMIFITSLRGPVLRIHSKIFNLDENDLSRGYFQLLGQYKIAIIMLNIVPYLVLRIMY from the coding sequence ATGAATAAAATCGAAGTAATAAGAGAATTTCTTGGCTGGTGTTCTGTAATCAATATTGGATTAGGTCTGTTTTCAATGATTTTTATAACCTCCCTACGGGGTCCGGTTTTACGTATTCATTCCAAAATTTTTAATTTAGATGAGAATGATTTATCCCGTGGATATTTCCAATTATTGGGACAATATAAGATCGCCATAATAATGCTTAATATCGTACCATACCTTGTGCTGAGAATAATGTATTGA
- a CDS encoding GNAT family N-acetyltransferase, producing the protein MEKIVDENIKIVSLDLDDMGSVDQLCNECEDYFLMVNGTVHTKEDAEEILTALPPEKEFKDKFALGVLYKEELIGVIDLIKDYPVIDQWIIGLFLLKKKDRNKGIGKQVHSALIEMVLKDSGKSLIVGVVKENIKGFKFWENLGYKTIKETEVTLGDKVKKAYVMVLELNFLNKNTPLKAEVDLPASY; encoded by the coding sequence ATGGAAAAAATAGTGGATGAAAATATAAAAATTGTATCACTGGATTTAGATGATATGGGATCTGTCGATCAGCTGTGTAATGAATGCGAGGATTATTTTTTAATGGTTAACGGAACTGTTCACACAAAAGAAGACGCAGAAGAAATACTGACTGCTCTGCCGCCAGAGAAAGAATTCAAAGATAAGTTTGCATTAGGAGTACTTTACAAGGAGGAGCTCATAGGGGTAATAGATCTTATAAAGGATTACCCTGTAATAGATCAATGGATCATCGGATTATTTCTTTTGAAGAAAAAAGACAGGAATAAAGGAATCGGAAAACAGGTTCACAGTGCTCTGATTGAAATGGTTTTAAAGGACAGTGGAAAGTCACTCATAGTGGGTGTTGTCAAAGAGAACATCAAGGGATTCAAATTTTGGGAAAATCTGGGTTATAAAACAATAAAAGAAACAGAAGTAACATTGGGGGATAAAGTCAAGAAAGCATATGTAATGGTGTTGGAATTGAATTTCTTAAATAAAAATACTCCTTTAAAAGCAGAGGTTGATTTACCTGCAAGTTATTAA